A stretch of the Planktothricoides raciborskii GIHE-MW2 genome encodes the following:
- a CDS encoding site-2 protease family protein, giving the protein MQAGWRIGSIFGIPLYIDSSWLIIITLMTLANGLEFANRWQPVLAWSAGLAMALLLFGSVLLHELGHSLAARSQGIQVNSITLFIFGGIAAIDRESKTPEEAFQVAIAGPAVSFILFVLLAVVGKFLPDKSLLQSLVADLSRINLVLGLFNLIPGLPLDGGQVLKAAVWKLTGDRFAGVHWAAKTGKALGMTAIALGLFLVFLADDFSGLWISLIGWFAFQNATAYDRFTNLQEALLNIHAEDAMTRAFRVVNADMTLRTFADEYILSDDRYSIYFAAAHGRYRGLVQPNDLRMISRSDWDNQTLNSIVHPLPELISVGERSSLVEVIKLMEAKNLPWITVLSPAGAVSGVIDRGDIVAALGKKLNIPISSAEIKRIKEEGKYPPGFQLGAIADATEE; this is encoded by the coding sequence ATGCAGGCAGGTTGGCGCATCGGATCTATATTTGGCATTCCTCTATATATAGATTCTTCTTGGTTAATTATTATTACATTGATGACTTTGGCGAATGGGTTAGAATTTGCTAACCGATGGCAACCCGTTCTGGCTTGGAGTGCGGGCTTGGCAATGGCGCTGTTGTTATTTGGTTCTGTATTGCTGCATGAGTTGGGGCATAGTCTGGCGGCGCGGTCGCAAGGCATCCAAGTTAACTCGATTACTTTGTTTATTTTTGGGGGCATTGCGGCGATTGACCGAGAGTCCAAAACTCCCGAAGAAGCGTTTCAAGTGGCGATCGCAGGTCCTGCGGTGAGTTTTATTTTATTTGTGCTGCTGGCAGTGGTGGGCAAATTTTTGCCAGACAAGTCCTTACTTCAATCTCTGGTTGCCGATTTATCCAGAATTAACTTAGTTTTGGGCTTGTTTAATCTGATTCCTGGTTTACCCCTGGATGGGGGTCAGGTACTCAAAGCAGCGGTGTGGAAACTCACGGGCGATCGCTTTGCCGGGGTGCATTGGGCAGCGAAAACCGGCAAAGCTTTGGGTATGACCGCGATCGCCCTGGGGCTATTTCTGGTCTTTTTAGCCGATGATTTCAGTGGTTTATGGATTTCCCTAATTGGCTGGTTTGCCTTTCAGAATGCCACTGCATATGATCGCTTTACCAATTTACAAGAAGCCTTACTAAATATCCATGCGGAAGATGCCATGACTCGTGCTTTTCGCGTGGTCAATGCCGACATGACCCTCCGTACCTTTGCCGATGAATATATCCTGTCTGACGATCGCTATTCGATCTATTTTGCCGCCGCTCATGGTCGGTATCGCGGCCTAGTTCAGCCCAACGATCTGCGGATGATTTCTCGCAGCGACTGGGACAATCAAACCTTAAATAGCATTGTCCATCCCTTGCCAGAATTAATCAGCGTCGGCGAACGGTCGTCCCTGGTAGAAGTGATTAAGCTGATGGAAGCCAAGAATTTACCCTGGATTACGGTACTGTCTCCAGCGGGTGCGGTTTCCGGTGTGATCGATCGCGGGGATATTGTGGCGGCTTTAGGGAAAAAGCTGAATATTCCCATTTCTTCGGCGGAGATTAAGCGAATCAAAGAAGAAGGCAAGTATCCCCCCGGTTTTCAATTAGGGGCGATCGCTGATGCTACCGAAGAATAA
- a CDS encoding biotin/lipoate A/B protein ligase family protein, translating to MKNPASSAPWRLIPPMEATGEQLMAIDRWLLQQHRLGKHPPALRFYTWSPVAISLGYHQRHWPKSWENLTYLGQPVDLVRRPSGGRAVLHQGDLTYMVVTSEVTGDVTGEVKGDAPRNPRFGNRLQAYQEICQFLIQGFLSLGIHLDYGTSRQVERTKPPKENVNCFGTATVADLVLPDGAKLIGSAQLRSRDGQQTYYLQHGSIQLQPDPDLFCQVFGAEALAKIGRSDRFPPSLPRDRASLMPILINALVQAAQDCWGVKFYTQPLTEAEWAEIGC from the coding sequence ATGAAGAATCCAGCCAGTTCTGCCCCTTGGCGTCTAATTCCCCCAATGGAAGCCACCGGGGAGCAACTGATGGCGATCGATCGGTGGCTGTTACAACAACACCGACTGGGTAAACATCCACCGGCTTTAAGGTTTTATACCTGGTCGCCGGTGGCGATTTCTTTGGGCTATCATCAACGACATTGGCCCAAGTCTTGGGAAAATTTGACCTATCTTGGTCAGCCCGTGGATTTGGTCAGACGCCCTTCTGGGGGTCGGGCGGTGCTGCACCAAGGGGATTTAACCTATATGGTGGTTACTTCCGAGGTGACAGGGGATGTAACCGGCGAAGTGAAAGGCGATGCCCCAAGGAATCCCCGTTTCGGGAATCGCCTGCAAGCCTATCAAGAGATTTGTCAGTTTTTGATTCAAGGGTTTCTGTCCCTGGGAATTCACCTGGACTATGGCACTAGCAGACAGGTGGAAAGAACCAAACCCCCCAAGGAAAATGTGAATTGTTTTGGCACCGCCACCGTAGCAGATTTAGTGTTGCCCGACGGCGCTAAGTTGATTGGCAGCGCCCAACTGCGTTCGCGGGACGGGCAACAAACCTACTACTTACAGCATGGGTCGATTCAACTACAACCAGATCCGGATCTGTTTTGTCAGGTTTTTGGGGCAGAGGCATTGGCCAAAATTGGCCGCAGCGATCGCTTTCCCCCGTCTTTGCCCCGCGATCGCGCCTCCCTAATGCCGATCTTGATTAACGCCTTAGTTCAAGCGGCCCAAGATTGTTGGGGGGTTAAGTTCTACACCCAGCCACTCACTGAGGCGGAATGGGCAGAAATTGGTTGTTAG
- a CDS encoding YbjN domain-containing protein, translating into MTTQIQPETTQELSSPDLLNNSTSINYVEEIETVIAGMAEDQKVMVGQNEAGYQWKFKYGSVDIFVQLTGTSDEDMFTVWSSVLSLPAKDEAKLMRLLLEMNWSGTFEARYAIVDNQVVVLASRTVEDLSPVEISRAITIVATIADDSDEPLMEEFGIA; encoded by the coding sequence ATGACTACACAGATCCAACCAGAGACCACTCAAGAGTTATCCAGCCCAGACTTGCTGAACAATTCCACATCCATTAACTATGTCGAAGAAATTGAAACGGTCATTGCGGGAATGGCCGAAGACCAAAAAGTGATGGTAGGCCAAAATGAGGCGGGCTATCAGTGGAAATTTAAGTACGGCAGTGTTGATATCTTTGTGCAACTAACTGGGACATCCGACGAGGATATGTTCACCGTTTGGTCTTCGGTGCTGTCATTGCCTGCCAAGGATGAAGCCAAACTGATGCGGCTGCTGCTAGAGATGAACTGGTCTGGGACGTTTGAAGCCCGTTATGCGATCGTGGACAACCAAGTGGTTGTGTTAGCTAGTCGCACCGTGGAGGATCTCTCTCCGGTAGAAATTTCTCGCGCTATTACGATTGTGGCCACGATCGCGGATGATAGTGATGAACCCCTGATGGAAGAATTCGGTATCGCATGA
- a CDS encoding DUF751 family protein translates to MNEFFQNVSRYASYFVTVMLGIFFFTFGWLKPLLQKPATAIALIGFFVAGLFFISFTLRAMLGLA, encoded by the coding sequence ATGAACGAATTCTTCCAAAACGTCTCCCGCTATGCCAGCTACTTTGTCACGGTGATGCTGGGGATTTTCTTTTTCACCTTTGGTTGGCTGAAGCCCTTGCTACAAAAACCAGCAACGGCGATCGCGCTGATTGGCTTTTTCGTCGCTGGCCTTTTCTTTATTTCCTTCACCCTCCGGGCGATGCTAGGTCTGGCATGA
- the rbfA gene encoding 30S ribosome-binding factor RbfA, which yields MATERRVSRVASLIKREISQMLLHDIKDERVGAGMVSVTDVEVAGDLQHAKIFVSIYGTEEARRETMKGLKSATGYVRSELGHRVRLRRTPEIVFVEDISIERGSRVLSLINQLNHHPTDSTEADDDSMDDLGAEE from the coding sequence ATGGCTACGGAACGTAGAGTTTCCCGTGTGGCCTCCCTGATTAAACGGGAGATCAGCCAAATGTTGCTCCATGATATCAAAGATGAACGAGTGGGCGCTGGGATGGTCAGCGTCACGGATGTGGAAGTTGCAGGCGACCTCCAACACGCCAAAATCTTTGTGAGTATCTATGGCACAGAAGAAGCCCGCCGTGAAACCATGAAAGGGTTAAAATCTGCCACTGGCTATGTCCGCAGTGAACTGGGTCATCGAGTTCGGCTGCGTCGTACCCCAGAAATTGTCTTTGTTGAGGATATTTCCATCGAACGTGGCAGTCGGGTTTTATCGCTGATTAATCAACTGAATCATCACCCTACAGATTCTACCGAGGCCGATGATGACAGTATGGATGATTTAGGCGCTGAGGAATAA
- a CDS encoding ABC-2 family transporter protein: protein MYRFFRLAKTFLAVYYSYMVEYRAELILWSLSNSLPIILMGVWMEAGDRGNFAMNSIEFARYFLAVFLVRQLNVVWVIWEFETQIVQGKLSPKLLQPVDPVWHHIAGHLAERLARMPFVIGLMLLCFTLYPQAIWIPSLGNVLLVLLLISLAFILRFLIQYTLALFGFWLERVSALEQVWHLPYIFTSGLIAPLAVFPDQLREIILWTPFPYMLYIPASLLIGLPVDIVRCLLVILSWTVVIFLLNRWLWRRGLRHYSGMGA from the coding sequence ATGTATCGATTTTTTCGCCTAGCAAAAACATTTTTAGCGGTTTACTACTCTTATATGGTAGAATACCGCGCCGAACTCATATTATGGTCTTTATCCAACTCCTTACCCATCATTTTAATGGGGGTGTGGATGGAAGCAGGCGATCGAGGAAACTTTGCCATGAATTCCATCGAATTCGCTCGCTATTTTCTGGCAGTATTCTTAGTCAGACAACTGAATGTAGTCTGGGTAATTTGGGAATTTGAAACCCAAATCGTCCAAGGAAAACTATCACCAAAACTCTTACAACCTGTTGACCCAGTGTGGCACCATATCGCCGGACATCTGGCGGAAAGATTAGCTCGAATGCCCTTTGTAATTGGCTTAATGTTACTATGCTTTACGCTCTATCCCCAGGCCATTTGGATTCCTAGTTTGGGCAATGTTTTATTAGTTTTACTCTTAATTTCCCTGGCCTTTATCTTGCGCTTTTTAATTCAATATACCTTAGCACTCTTTGGCTTTTGGCTCGAAAGAGTATCGGCATTAGAGCAGGTATGGCATTTACCTTATATCTTTACTTCCGGGTTAATTGCCCCCTTAGCCGTCTTCCCGGATCAACTGCGAGAAATTATTCTTTGGACACCTTTTCCTTATATGCTTTATATCCCGGCTTCTTTATTAATCGGATTGCCCGTGGATATCGTCCGTTGTTTATTAGTCATCTTGAGTTGGACTGTCGTGATTTTTCTGCTAAATCGCTGGTTATGGCGACGGGGTTTGCGACACTATTCCGGTATGGGGGCTTAA
- a CDS encoding ATP-binding cassette domain-containing protein — protein sequence MLTIDVQSLRKVYPVANKSPGIKGSLQHFFRRNYLMISAVKDVSFHIEPGEVVGFLGPNGAGKTTTLKMLTGLIHPSSGVVTVAGHVPFRRQEEFLKKITLIMGQKQQLIWDLPAIDSLKINGAVYGIPQTELRRTIDELTEMLGLEGKLTQPVRKLSLGERMKAELMAALLHQPKILFLDEPTLGLDVNAQAAVRNFLRDYNQRTGATILLTSHYMADITELCDRVIVIYGGELIYDGSLDQLLERFAPYREVQIELAHPLPKEEDDPELLNILQQFGEIESVEGQSVRLLVDRQELTGAIAKILEKLDILDLTITDPPIEAVIGRVFQNGSLD from the coding sequence ATGTTAACAATTGATGTACAGTCTTTAAGAAAAGTTTATCCTGTAGCCAATAAAAGTCCCGGAATCAAAGGAAGTTTGCAGCATTTTTTTCGCCGCAACTACCTGATGATTTCTGCCGTAAAAGATGTGTCCTTTCACATAGAACCCGGAGAAGTTGTCGGATTTCTAGGGCCAAATGGCGCGGGAAAAACCACCACCTTAAAAATGCTCACGGGCTTAATTCATCCTTCGAGTGGTGTGGTCACGGTGGCCGGTCACGTACCATTCCGCCGTCAGGAAGAATTTCTGAAAAAAATTACCCTAATCATGGGGCAAAAACAGCAGTTAATTTGGGATTTACCCGCCATAGATTCCCTGAAGATTAATGGGGCTGTTTATGGTATTCCTCAGACCGAATTACGGCGCACCATTGATGAGCTAACTGAGATGCTGGGACTAGAAGGAAAGCTTACCCAACCTGTGCGAAAACTTTCCCTGGGAGAACGGATGAAAGCGGAGTTAATGGCGGCTTTATTACATCAACCGAAAATTTTATTTTTAGATGAACCAACCCTGGGTTTAGATGTGAATGCTCAAGCCGCAGTGCGGAATTTTCTCCGAGATTATAATCAACGCACGGGGGCGACGATTCTGTTAACCAGTCATTATATGGCGGATATTACGGAATTGTGCGATCGCGTCATTGTTATTTATGGCGGTGAATTAATTTATGATGGCAGTTTAGATCAGTTACTTGAGCGGTTTGCCCCTTACCGAGAAGTGCAAATAGAACTAGCTCATCCATTACCCAAAGAGGAAGATGACCCCGAATTGTTAAATATTTTACAGCAATTTGGAGAAATTGAATCCGTGGAAGGGCAGTCGGTTCGCCTGTTGGTTGATCGCCAAGAATTAACCGGGGCGATCGCCAAAATCCTGGAAAAGTTAGATATCTTAGACTTAACCATTACCGACCCACCCATTGAAGCCGTCATTGGTCGAGTCTTCCAAAACGGCAGTCTTGATTAA
- a CDS encoding PAS domain S-box protein: MFRVLFVNFDEADYKQVGNLLDKIQTFQCQRYRWSQGDNLNTMPPAGYDGYVIDGHFSQEFSNLAYWMTGLRPVPVIWLVDRSAEGMELLTAGAADYWVRDQICAPIVERSLRLTIAYPRQLQAKPTQVLTRKTPDFLHKLLDTIPVLVYVYDLTQESPVYVNREISQWLTYIPDPNMPNPKGTGDPLALTAEQVQQWHTVADGKICHREIRLKDIWGSDRYLDCQETVFSRTADGRVQQILGVALDSTAYKQIAAQRQQRQLLMENMLNSLPQLVYIYDLKSGQNLYFNQQITQILGYSQPEIQQGGWNFLCQRVHPNDTFIFQQLFSDRFPTLGDGEAISTEYRLKHQNGSWRWLSCQHLVFTRDADGIPVQILGTAIDITNNQLIWQQLSQNEAQLYNMLTNSIEGLLIVDPQGVIRFANLAAAKLFNQPLEDLLEAELQWPMAVGQTTELEIMQSSGQIRIGEMLVAPSQFPGESLYVVSLRDITEHRQAQSALRESEERFRQLADNIEDVFWLLTLVPLKILYVSPAYEKIWGKTCDSLYENPLNLFDSIYTEDRERFRMNLHRQTLGSSTSLEYRIVRGDGEIRWIYERSFPVLDRRGKVMRIAGISEDVTERKKNTEAFQVTHQQLEFHLENSPLGFIEWTQDYRVSQWSGTAEKIFGWLSSEAIGKRYDDWGFIYEESWENFAEVLDRMKNKKQPRMIFETINFTKNGTHLYCQWYNSILLNNQGEFLSLFSFVLDVSDRHRAELALKESEERFRAIFEQAAVGMSICTLNGQFFRGNQKLCDIVGYAREELLERTFQNLTIVKDRRESEEYISQLLRGTISHYSMEKRYISKKGEIVWVNVMVSLMRDSFANPSANPLNQPKYFIYAVEDISDRKRSEIALINSEQRFRVIFQQAAVGIFRRSISGKFLQLNQRFCEILGYDEAELLNQKFQNYIHPEDLDKHLNYLNQVVNNQIRTYELEERYIRKHGQIHWVKIVVSVVYEAEEKPKYLIGIVEDIQERKTTEIKLQYRLAVESAVAQVSRQLVTSQSREIKEVLKTIGLAVGANRVFVNYFTENCRKIAVIAEWHNGDGFGERFENFPAVKYLAAENFPWWMQQLNANQNIIVSHIDSLPVNANIERQYFQSRNVRSVLAVPIFNHDLSHSGENPEADRDRLFPVDSVGNLWGSIDLHSYEMNQDWSNEDAQMLRLVGEMIYSYFSRLQMEAELRDSEALYAGIFDHSAESIFLLDIQDNGELIYKTINPTNEQLFHMSRLAVVGKSLSAVGSPQYTTNFRQKFQECLNTQKPINYEETIDLPQGNRHLLTTLVPIADSTGKVIKIQGSSRDITTQKQVEAALQEAKEAADAANRAKSIFLANMSHELRTPLNAILGFTQLLVRNSQIKSEQREQLEIILRSGEHLLALINEILDLSKIEAGRITQNVEIFNLDRMLDNLYDMLEIRSEIKGLKFNIIRSKQLPKYIKADQNKLRQILINLLSNAIKFTKSGSVTLEVTTSSKSSAIHSPEDYQSDFAQRIAKANQFNAKPSDPLHRDRLIFAVTDTGPGIAREELQSLFDAFFQSQSGKQSNEGTGLGLAISQQFVKLMGGQIAVESTLGKGSVFKFDIQFQPVAADELEDLLAQSEIEVSTARSMVIGLAPNQPHYRILVVEDIWASRKLLVKLLEQIGFEVQQASHGEEAVSLWHSWQPHLIFMDIRMPVMDGYQATKEIRASVNGEAPIIIALTASAFESERAAIISAGCNDFLPKPFPENLLLEKISFYLGVKYIYQESCSISADAPAIPQIKMTPEDLAVMPSEWISQLHFAALSARGKMIQQLIQKIPPENQWLIQGLTELFDNLDFDTLVFLSKNE, from the coding sequence ATGTTCCGCGTATTATTCGTGAATTTTGACGAAGCTGACTATAAACAAGTTGGTAATTTGCTCGATAAAATTCAGACATTTCAATGCCAGCGATATAGATGGTCTCAGGGCGACAATCTCAACACGATGCCGCCTGCCGGATACGATGGTTATGTGATTGATGGGCATTTTTCCCAGGAGTTTTCCAATTTGGCCTATTGGATGACGGGATTACGTCCAGTCCCAGTGATTTGGTTGGTAGACAGATCGGCAGAGGGGATGGAGTTGTTGACCGCAGGTGCCGCTGATTATTGGGTGCGGGATCAAATCTGTGCGCCGATAGTCGAGCGATCGCTTAGATTAACTATCGCTTATCCCCGGCAGCTTCAAGCAAAACCTACCCAGGTGCTGACCAGGAAAACCCCTGATTTTTTGCACAAATTACTCGATACTATTCCGGTGCTGGTCTATGTTTATGATTTGACCCAGGAAAGCCCCGTCTATGTGAACCGAGAAATTAGCCAATGGCTAACTTATATCCCAGACCCAAATATGCCAAACCCAAAGGGAACGGGGGATCCGTTAGCCCTCACCGCAGAGCAAGTTCAACAGTGGCACACCGTTGCCGATGGGAAAATTTGCCATCGAGAAATTCGACTGAAAGATATCTGGGGCAGCGATCGCTATCTCGACTGTCAAGAAACTGTCTTTTCTCGAACTGCCGACGGTCGAGTCCAACAGATCCTTGGGGTTGCCTTAGACAGCACGGCCTACAAACAGATTGCCGCCCAACGGCAACAGCGGCAACTGCTGATGGAAAATATGCTCAACAGTTTGCCGCAATTGGTCTATATCTACGATCTAAAAAGCGGTCAGAATCTCTATTTTAATCAACAAATTACTCAGATATTGGGTTACAGCCAGCCGGAAATTCAGCAAGGTGGCTGGAATTTTTTATGCCAACGAGTGCATCCCAATGATACGTTTATCTTTCAGCAGCTTTTTTCTGACCGCTTTCCAACTCTGGGGGATGGAGAAGCGATTTCTACGGAATATCGACTGAAACATCAGAATGGTTCTTGGCGCTGGTTGAGTTGTCAGCATTTGGTTTTTACCAGAGATGCTGACGGGATCCCCGTGCAAATTCTGGGGACGGCGATCGATATTACCAACAATCAATTGATTTGGCAGCAACTCAGCCAAAACGAAGCCCAGTTATATAATATGTTGACCAATAGTATTGAAGGTCTGCTGATTGTAGATCCCCAGGGAGTGATTAGATTTGCGAATCTCGCAGCGGCCAAATTATTTAATCAACCCCTAGAAGACCTGCTAGAGGCCGAGTTGCAGTGGCCAATGGCCGTTGGTCAAACCACCGAGTTAGAAATTATGCAATCTTCGGGACAAATTCGGATTGGGGAAATGCTGGTCGCGCCCTCTCAATTCCCCGGAGAATCCCTTTATGTGGTGTCCTTGCGAGATATTACGGAACACCGCCAAGCCCAGTCTGCCCTGCGAGAAAGCGAAGAACGCTTTCGCCAGTTAGCGGACAATATTGAGGATGTGTTTTGGCTGTTGACCTTGGTGCCTCTGAAGATTTTATATGTCAGTCCAGCGTATGAAAAGATTTGGGGCAAAACTTGCGACAGTCTCTATGAAAATCCTTTAAATCTCTTTGACAGTATTTATACAGAGGATCGCGAGCGGTTTCGGATGAATTTGCATCGCCAAACCCTAGGCTCATCGACTTCTTTAGAATATCGGATTGTGCGCGGTGACGGGGAAATTCGCTGGATTTACGAGCGGAGTTTTCCCGTACTGGATCGACGAGGAAAAGTGATGAGAATTGCCGGTATTTCTGAAGATGTCACCGAGCGCAAGAAAAATACGGAAGCTTTCCAAGTGACTCATCAGCAATTAGAATTCCATCTAGAAAATTCTCCGTTGGGTTTTATTGAATGGACTCAGGATTATCGCGTGTCTCAATGGTCGGGTACGGCAGAAAAAATTTTTGGTTGGTTATCTTCTGAGGCGATCGGTAAACGTTACGACGACTGGGGATTTATTTACGAGGAATCCTGGGAAAATTTTGCCGAAGTTCTGGATCGGATGAAAAATAAAAAACAACCTCGAATGATTTTTGAAACGATTAATTTTACGAAAAATGGCACTCATTTATATTGTCAGTGGTATAACTCGATTTTGTTAAATAATCAAGGGGAGTTTTTGTCGCTGTTTTCCTTCGTGTTAGATGTGAGCGATCGCCACCGGGCAGAATTAGCCTTGAAAGAAAGTGAAGAACGCTTTCGCGCCATTTTTGAACAAGCAGCGGTGGGCATGAGTATTTGTACTTTAAATGGCCAATTTTTCCGGGGAAATCAAAAGTTATGTGATATTGTTGGTTATGCTCGTGAAGAACTCTTAGAACGAACGTTTCAAAATCTTACTATTGTCAAAGATCGGCGCGAAAGTGAAGAGTATATCAGTCAGTTGTTACGTGGGACGATTTCTCACTATTCAATGGAAAAACGCTATATCTCTAAAAAGGGCGAAATTGTTTGGGTGAATGTGATGGTGTCTTTGATGCGCGATAGCTTCGCTAACCCGTCAGCGAATCCACTGAATCAACCCAAGTATTTTATTTATGCGGTAGAAGATATTAGCGATCGCAAACGATCGGAAATAGCCTTAATCAATAGCGAACAAAGATTCAGAGTTATTTTTCAACAAGCAGCCGTGGGGATATTTAGAAGAAGTATTTCTGGGAAATTTCTGCAATTAAATCAAAGGTTTTGTGAAATATTGGGATACGATGAAGCTGAATTATTAAATCAAAAATTTCAAAATTATATCCATCCAGAAGATTTAGATAAGCATTTGAATTATTTAAATCAAGTTGTAAATAACCAAATAAGAACTTATGAACTAGAAGAAAGATATATTAGAAAGCATGGTCAAATTCACTGGGTGAAAATTGTGGTGTCTGTGGTTTATGAAGCGGAGGAAAAACCCAAATACCTAATTGGTATTGTGGAGGATATCCAAGAACGCAAAACTACTGAGATTAAATTGCAATACCGCCTCGCAGTGGAAAGCGCTGTTGCCCAAGTTTCTCGACAGTTAGTCACCAGCCAGAGTCGCGAGATTAAGGAAGTGTTAAAAACCATTGGTCTGGCGGTGGGAGCGAATCGGGTTTTTGTTAACTATTTTACGGAAAACTGTAGGAAGATAGCGGTGATTGCTGAATGGCACAACGGCGATGGATTTGGGGAGCGATTTGAGAATTTTCCGGCAGTTAAATATTTAGCCGCCGAAAATTTTCCTTGGTGGATGCAGCAGTTAAATGCCAATCAAAATATTATCGTTTCTCATATTGATAGTTTGCCAGTCAACGCGAACATTGAAAGACAATATTTTCAATCTAGGAACGTGAGGTCTGTGTTAGCTGTGCCAATTTTTAACCACGATCTGAGTCACAGCGGGGAAAACCCTGAAGCCGATCGCGATCGCCTTTTCCCGGTCGATTCCGTGGGTAATTTATGGGGCAGCATTGACCTGCATAGTTATGAAATGAATCAGGATTGGTCTAATGAAGATGCTCAAATGTTGCGCCTGGTAGGAGAAATGATTTATAGTTATTTTTCTCGCTTGCAAATGGAAGCAGAACTCCGAGACTCGGAAGCCCTGTATGCAGGGATTTTCGATCATTCGGCGGAGAGTATTTTTCTGCTGGATATCCAAGACAATGGAGAGTTAATTTATAAAACGATTAATCCCACAAATGAACAGTTATTTCATATGAGTCGATTGGCTGTGGTCGGCAAGAGCTTGTCGGCAGTGGGATCGCCGCAATACACCACCAATTTTAGGCAAAAATTTCAGGAATGTCTGAATACTCAAAAACCGATTAACTATGAGGAAACCATTGATCTACCCCAGGGAAATCGCCACCTCCTCACCACCTTAGTTCCCATTGCCGATAGCACGGGAAAAGTTATCAAAATTCAAGGTTCTTCCCGGGATATTACCACTCAAAAACAAGTGGAAGCTGCCTTACAAGAAGCTAAAGAAGCGGCCGATGCCGCTAACCGGGCGAAAAGTATCTTTTTAGCCAATATGAGCCATGAACTAAGAACTCCCCTGAATGCAATTCTGGGTTTTACTCAACTGCTGGTACGAAATTCGCAAATAAAATCAGAACAGCGAGAACAGTTAGAAATTATTCTGCGATCGGGAGAGCATCTACTTGCCTTGATCAATGAGATATTGGATCTTTCCAAAATTGAAGCTGGTCGGATTACCCAGAATGTGGAAATTTTTAATTTAGATCGGATGCTTGATAATCTTTATGATATGCTAGAGATCCGATCTGAAATCAAAGGTTTGAAGTTCAATATTATCCGAAGTAAGCAGCTTCCTAAATATATTAAAGCAGATCAAAATAAACTGCGTCAAATATTAATTAATCTCCTGAGTAATGCCATTAAATTTACCAAGTCTGGCAGCGTCACCCTGGAAGTAACAACATCTTCAAAATCCTCAGCGATCCACAGCCCGGAAGATTACCAGAGCGATTTCGCACAGCGGATCGCTAAAGCGAATCAATTCAATGCAAAGCCCTCAGACCCACTACACCGCGATCGGTTAATTTTTGCCGTAACCGATACGGGACCGGGAATTGCCCGAGAAGAACTGCAAAGCTTGTTTGATGCCTTTTTTCAAAGTCAAAGCGGCAAACAATCCAATGAAGGAACCGGTCTGGGTTTGGCCATTAGTCAACAATTTGTTAAGTTAATGGGTGGGCAGATCGCGGTTGAGAGTACCCTAGGAAAGGGAAGTGTTTTTAAATTTGACATACAGTTTCAACCTGTAGCAGCGGATGAGTTGGAAGACTTACTCGCCCAGAGTGAAATTGAAGTGTCTACCGCCCGATCGATGGTGATTGGGCTGGCACCAAATCAACCTCATTACCGCATTTTAGTGGTTGAAGATATTTGGGCTTCCCGTAAACTTTTGGTGAAATTGTTAGAACAAATTGGCTTTGAGGTACAGCAAGCCAGTCATGGAGAAGAAGCGGTGTCTCTGTGGCATAGTTGGCAGCCGCACTTAATTTTTATGGATATTCGGATGCCGGTGATGGATGGGTATCAAGCTACTAAAGAAATTCGGGCATCAGTTAATGGTGAAGCACCCATCATTATTGCTTTAACGGCTAGTGCTTTTGAGTCGGAACGGGCTGCCATCATCTCAGCGGGATGTAATGACTTTCTGCCGAAACCCTTTCCAGAAAATTTGCTCCTTGAGAAAATTTCTTTTTATCTCGGTGTAAAGTATATATATCAGGAATCATGTTCAATTTCCGCAGATGCACCAGCAATTCCTCAAATAAAAATGACCCCTGAAGATTTGGCGGTCATGCCGAGTGAGTGGATTTCCCAACTCCATTTTGCTGCCCTCAGTGCCCGAGGTAAAATGATTCAACAATTGATTCAAAAAATACCCCCGGAAAATCAATGGCTGATTCAGGGTTTAACGGAGTTATTTGACAATCTTGATTTTGATACACTCGTTTTTTTAAGTAAGAATGAATAA